The following are encoded in a window of Ruficoccus amylovorans genomic DNA:
- a CDS encoding AbrB/MazE/SpoVT family DNA-binding domain-containing protein — protein sequence MQVRLTSKRQVTFPRHVVERLGVKAGDTLVIEESADGFLIKPRRFNRANLAPLKDKIAANLPAPDIAAIRHAALDSDLRD from the coding sequence ATGCAGGTCCGACTTACCAGTAAACGCCAGGTGACTTTCCCCCGTCATGTGGTGGAACGCCTCGGCGTCAAGGCCGGCGACACGCTCGTCATTGAGGAATCCGCCGACGGGTTTCTCATCAAGCCCCGCCGCTTCAACAGGGCAAACCTCGCCCCGCTGAAAGATAAAATCGCCGCCAACCTGCCCGCTCCGGACATCGCTGCCATCCGCCATGCCGCGCTCGACTCAGACCTACGGGATTGA
- a CDS encoding KamA family radical SAM protein gives MYPRDTKDRWFQGQGLWSHVPESDWKNWKWQLKNRLTSVEQVEKYLELTPQERAGCYFSGRKLALAITPYFFNLIDRDDPNCPIRRQIIPREEEMETAPEELLDPVGEEGSMAVKGIVHRYPDRVLFLVTDRCASYCRYCTRSRLVSNAQDYNFHPEFESGLAYIESHPEIRDVLLSGGDPLLLSDRKLDYLLGRLRAIPHVEFIRIGSRIPVFLPQRITPELCEIFKKHGPIWMSIHVNHPRECTEELRQATERLSYAGVPLGNQSVLLKGVNDNVETMKSLVHRLLMMRVRPYYLYQCDLITGSAHLRTDVRTGIELINQLRGHTTGYAIPQYVIDAPGGGGKVPINPEYVKKITDSEVVLRNFQGKTYRYPLVNGVPVASGVRPEEVSVGCPG, from the coding sequence ATGTACCCGCGCGACACAAAAGACCGGTGGTTTCAAGGGCAGGGCCTTTGGAGCCATGTCCCCGAAAGTGACTGGAAAAACTGGAAGTGGCAGTTGAAAAACCGCCTCACTTCCGTGGAGCAAGTCGAGAAGTACCTGGAACTGACGCCGCAGGAGCGGGCCGGTTGCTACTTCTCGGGGCGCAAGCTCGCCCTGGCCATCACGCCGTATTTCTTCAACCTGATCGACCGCGACGATCCGAACTGCCCCATCCGGCGGCAGATCATCCCCCGCGAGGAAGAGATGGAGACCGCGCCCGAGGAACTGCTCGACCCGGTCGGCGAGGAGGGGAGTATGGCCGTCAAGGGCATCGTCCACCGCTACCCGGACCGGGTGCTGTTTCTGGTCACGGACCGCTGCGCCTCCTACTGCCGCTACTGCACGCGTTCGCGGCTGGTTTCCAACGCGCAGGATTACAATTTCCACCCGGAGTTCGAGTCCGGGCTGGCTTACATCGAGTCGCATCCGGAAATCCGCGACGTGCTCCTCTCCGGCGGCGATCCGCTGCTGCTCTCGGACCGTAAGCTCGACTACTTGCTGGGCCGCCTGCGGGCCATTCCGCACGTCGAGTTTATCCGCATCGGCTCGCGCATCCCGGTTTTTCTGCCACAGCGGATCACGCCCGAGCTGTGCGAAATCTTTAAAAAGCACGGCCCGATCTGGATGAGCATCCACGTCAACCATCCCCGTGAGTGCACCGAGGAACTGCGTCAGGCGACAGAACGCCTGTCCTACGCCGGGGTGCCACTGGGCAACCAGAGCGTGTTGCTCAAGGGCGTCAATGACAACGTCGAGACGATGAAAAGCCTCGTGCACCGCCTCCTGATGATGCGCGTGCGCCCATACTACCTTTACCAGTGCGACCTGATTACCGGCAGCGCCCACCTGCGCACGGATGTGCGGACCGGGATCGAGCTGATCAACCAGCTTCGTGGCCACACGACCGGTTATGCGATCCCGCAGTACGTGATCGACGCCCCCGGCGGCGGCGGCAAGGTCCCGATCAACCCCGAATACGTGAAGAAAATCACCGATTCGGAGGTCGTCCTGCGCAACTTCCAGGGCAAGACCTACCGGTATCCGCTCGTCAACGGCGTGCCCGTTGCCTCCGGCGTCCGCCCGGAGGAGGTCAGCGTTGGCTGCCCCGGCTAG
- a CDS encoding HEAT repeat domain-containing protein, whose translation MKTLPRLLLIGLGVVCLAGAGWGIYSLKNRQVAPVAPVVTGIGVPGTEAFPATFFPERYEKFSANACRQCHEESFQEWLPSDHAHANRPVMMSMDLPAFLPAREIKVPGESFLFSEEAEKFWMTVTRDSGEQQRYALDGVIAVTPLRQYLAKLRGGRWQTTSVAYDPAADEWFDVFAGDERQPGEWGHWSGQGMNWNANCAWCHMTEYRKNFDIETDSYHTTWMEQGVSCMQCHVGMEEHVANATESYSPPVQTLSARRIMENCASCHSRRDQFTPDTFVAGDIYHQHFGLSLPDQPGLYYPDGQILDEDYVYASFLMSPMGHAGVTCLDCHNPHSGKTILPFENNNLCMRCHDTGLDGATIIDPVAHSHHGPDSTGNRCVECHMPETPYMQRDPRRDHGFLLPDPLMTAELGIPNACQRCHSDETTEWAIEWTEKWYGDKLAEKPQRKRARALAAAYAGDPAAVGQLLGLAADEPNHAWRATYTGLLGSYIPEREVMAYLDKALKDDSSMVRARAVRALAPMQQAQPVIEPMLKDPSRNVRIAAEQAYAGWGESIPDPDAAKEWQTYLEFQADRVSGAFMLADQDIRDGNNERAAKLIGQAVALDPASPEVLRQGAIMYSRIGDNASAEQLLQQALEEAPRLAVLHYSLALLYAGDGRLQEAIPLLENTVLLDPQFYRAWYNLALARTKLEDWQGAKDALDKAAPAFGNDPGWLQTRMIVERRLATQR comes from the coding sequence TTGAAGACTTTACCTCGACTTCTGCTAATCGGCCTGGGAGTGGTTTGCCTGGCCGGTGCGGGCTGGGGGATCTATTCCCTGAAAAACCGCCAGGTGGCTCCCGTTGCCCCGGTGGTGACAGGTATCGGTGTGCCAGGAACGGAGGCGTTTCCAGCCACGTTTTTTCCCGAGCGTTATGAGAAATTCAGCGCTAACGCCTGCCGCCAGTGTCACGAAGAGAGCTTTCAGGAATGGTTGCCCAGCGACCATGCACACGCCAACCGGCCCGTCATGATGAGCATGGACCTGCCAGCCTTCCTGCCGGCGCGTGAGATCAAGGTCCCCGGTGAGTCGTTCCTGTTCTCAGAGGAAGCGGAGAAGTTCTGGATGACCGTGACCCGCGACAGCGGCGAGCAGCAGCGCTACGCCCTCGACGGGGTTATCGCCGTCACCCCGTTGCGCCAATACCTGGCGAAACTGCGCGGCGGACGCTGGCAAACCACCAGTGTGGCCTACGATCCGGCGGCGGACGAGTGGTTCGATGTTTTCGCGGGCGACGAGCGCCAGCCCGGCGAATGGGGCCACTGGAGCGGCCAGGGGATGAACTGGAACGCCAACTGCGCCTGGTGCCACATGACCGAGTACCGGAAGAACTTCGACATCGAAACCGACAGCTACCACACGACCTGGATGGAACAGGGCGTCTCCTGCATGCAGTGCCACGTCGGCATGGAGGAGCACGTCGCCAACGCCACCGAAAGCTACTCCCCGCCGGTCCAGACCCTGAGTGCCCGCCGGATAATGGAAAACTGCGCCTCCTGCCACTCCCGGCGCGATCAGTTTACGCCCGACACCTTTGTCGCCGGGGATATTTACCATCAGCATTTCGGGCTGTCCCTGCCGGACCAGCCAGGACTCTATTACCCGGACGGTCAAATCCTCGACGAGGACTACGTCTATGCCTCCTTCCTCATGAGCCCGATGGGCCATGCCGGAGTCACTTGCCTGGACTGCCACAACCCGCACTCGGGCAAGACGATTCTTCCCTTTGAGAACAACAACCTGTGCATGCGCTGCCATGATACTGGGCTGGACGGGGCGACCATCATCGACCCGGTCGCGCACAGCCACCACGGCCCGGACAGCACCGGCAACCGCTGTGTCGAGTGCCACATGCCGGAAACGCCTTACATGCAGCGCGATCCGCGCCGCGACCACGGTTTCCTGCTGCCCGATCCGCTGATGACCGCCGAGTTGGGCATCCCCAACGCCTGCCAGCGCTGCCACTCGGACGAGACGACCGAGTGGGCCATCGAGTGGACGGAAAAGTGGTATGGCGACAAGCTGGCCGAGAAACCCCAGCGCAAGCGCGCCCGTGCCCTTGCCGCCGCCTATGCGGGCGACCCGGCGGCTGTCGGGCAATTACTCGGTCTGGCGGCGGACGAGCCCAACCACGCCTGGCGGGCGACTTACACCGGCCTGCTGGGGAGCTATATCCCCGAGCGTGAGGTGATGGCCTACCTGGACAAGGCGCTCAAGGACGACAGCTCAATGGTCCGCGCGCGTGCGGTCCGGGCACTGGCCCCGATGCAGCAGGCCCAGCCGGTGATCGAACCGATGCTTAAAGACCCCTCGCGCAATGTCCGCATCGCCGCCGAGCAGGCTTATGCCGGTTGGGGTGAATCGATCCCCGATCCCGACGCGGCCAAGGAGTGGCAGACCTATCTGGAGTTTCAGGCCGACCGCGTGAGCGGGGCCTTCATGTTGGCCGATCAGGACATCCGCGACGGGAACAACGAGCGCGCGGCCAAGCTCATTGGCCAGGCAGTGGCGCTCGACCCGGCCTCGCCCGAAGTGCTCCGCCAGGGCGCGATCATGTACAGCCGTATCGGGGACAACGCCTCGGCCGAGCAACTGCTTCAGCAGGCCCTGGAAGAGGCTCCCCGGCTTGCCGTCCTGCATTACTCGCTGGCTCTGCTTTACGCGGGCGATGGGCGGCTGCAGGAAGCGATCCCGCTACTGGAAAATACGGTCCTGCTCGATCCGCAGTTTTACCGCGCCTGGTATAATCTCGCTCTGGCCCGGACCAAGCTCGAAGACTGGCAGGGGGCGAAAGACGCTCTGGACAAGGCCGCTCCCGCCTTCGGGAACGATCCAGGCTGGCTCCAGACGCGCATGATCGTCGAACGTCGCCTGGCCACCCAGCGGTAG
- the hpnH gene encoding adenosyl-hopene transferase HpnH: protein MAVPISQAWTVATYVLGQKLRGRKRYPLVLMLEPLFRCNLACEGCGKIQFPDHILKKRVSAEKALAAAEECGAPIVSIAGGEPLIHPEIEQIVDGLIKQGRYIYLCTNALLLERALKKFTPHKQLTFSVHMDGLKEEHDRSVSRDGTFDIALKAIKKAVEMGFRVTTNTTLFNNADPERVHEFFDLMMEAGVESMMTSPGYPYEKAPDQEIFLERDRTKVLFKKILGGAKKEWRFNHSPNFLAFLKGDIDYDCTPWGNPTYNVFGWQKPCYLLGDGYTKTFKQMMETTEWSRYGQHGTDERCKDCMVHCGYEASAVDDSFSLGGAIRMWKANKNMHKPVTFTEDEEKLYALLRADAMKRAESCGASSCCSSSKDVAGSEKLLENIAPNRVTRQVQREENVPASGTDR from the coding sequence ATGGCAGTTCCGATTTCCCAAGCCTGGACCGTGGCCACCTATGTGCTCGGCCAAAAACTGCGTGGTCGCAAGCGCTACCCGCTGGTCCTCATGCTCGAACCGCTTTTCCGCTGCAACCTCGCCTGTGAAGGCTGCGGCAAGATACAGTTCCCGGACCACATCCTGAAGAAGCGCGTCTCGGCCGAGAAGGCGCTGGCCGCCGCCGAAGAGTGTGGTGCGCCTATCGTCTCCATCGCCGGGGGCGAGCCGCTGATCCATCCCGAGATCGAGCAGATCGTGGACGGCCTGATCAAGCAGGGACGCTACATTTACCTTTGCACGAACGCCCTCCTGCTGGAGCGCGCGCTCAAAAAGTTCACGCCGCACAAGCAGTTGACCTTCTCCGTGCACATGGACGGGCTCAAGGAAGAGCACGACCGCTCCGTCAGCCGCGACGGCACCTTTGACATCGCCCTCAAGGCGATCAAGAAGGCCGTCGAAATGGGCTTCCGCGTGACCACGAACACCACGCTGTTCAACAACGCTGACCCCGAGCGCGTCCACGAGTTCTTCGACCTGATGATGGAAGCCGGTGTCGAGAGCATGATGACCTCGCCGGGCTACCCCTACGAAAAGGCCCCCGACCAGGAAATCTTCCTCGAACGCGACCGCACCAAGGTGCTCTTCAAGAAGATTCTCGGCGGTGCCAAGAAGGAATGGCGTTTCAACCATAGCCCGAACTTCCTGGCCTTCCTCAAGGGCGATATCGACTACGACTGCACCCCCTGGGGCAACCCGACTTATAACGTTTTCGGTTGGCAGAAGCCCTGTTACCTCCTTGGCGACGGCTACACCAAGACTTTTAAGCAGATGATGGAGACCACCGAGTGGTCCCGCTACGGCCAGCACGGTACGGACGAGCGCTGTAAGGACTGTATGGTGCACTGCGGCTACGAAGCCAGCGCGGTGGACGACAGCTTCTCGCTCGGCGGTGCCATTCGCATGTGGAAGGCCAACAAGAACATGCACAAGCCCGTCACCTTCACCGAGGACGAGGAAAAGCTCTACGCGCTGCTCCGCGCTGACGCTATGAAGCGCGCCGAGTCCTGCGGCGCCAGCTCCTGCTGCTCCTCCTCCAAGGACGTGGCCGGCAGCGAAAAACTGCTGGAAAACATCGCTCCGAATCGCGTCACCCGCCAGGTGCAGCGCGAGGAGAATGTCCCGGCCAGCGGCACCGACCGCTAG
- a CDS encoding ArsR/SmtB family transcription factor has protein sequence MAAGPIIKTQEELARQLWAVGDIVRLQVLDLLPIGADCKHGNNVSQLADKLNLSQPTVSHHLRVLRQAGIVEYRKMCRDVYYWKNADEAHALVESLRRVLIEDGEQVAPARHDSTGQ, from the coding sequence ATGGCCGCAGGACCGATCATCAAGACGCAGGAAGAACTCGCCCGCCAACTCTGGGCGGTGGGGGACATCGTGCGCCTGCAAGTCCTCGACCTGCTGCCCATCGGGGCCGACTGCAAGCACGGCAACAACGTCTCCCAGCTCGCCGACAAGCTGAACCTGTCCCAGCCGACCGTCTCCCACCACCTGCGGGTGCTGCGCCAGGCCGGAATCGTCGAGTACCGGAAAATGTGCCGCGACGTCTATTACTGGAAGAACGCCGACGAGGCCCACGCCCTCGTAGAATCTCTCCGCCGCGTCCTCATCGAAGACGGCGAGCAGGTTGCACCTGCCAGGCACGACAGCACAGGGCAGTAA
- a CDS encoding response regulator gives MEALFDTPRLAPTGADITAAGPHGHRRPRILIAQDGFAGKRRAIQRLRQEGYEVELATSGIEVMNAVRDRDFDLVLMDVELPDLNGVIAARTIRTNWKEHAPHIVGRSRSPFPEDYQTLKEEGEMDACVSSKLSDQELLALIADCLAQNTRVA, from the coding sequence ATGGAAGCACTGTTCGATACACCCCGCCTCGCACCCACCGGGGCGGATATCACTGCGGCCGGACCACACGGCCACAGGCGCCCGCGCATCCTGATCGCCCAGGACGGCTTTGCCGGTAAGCGCCGGGCTATCCAGCGTCTCCGTCAGGAGGGCTACGAGGTGGAACTGGCCACCAGCGGCATTGAGGTGATGAATGCCGTGCGTGACCGGGACTTCGACCTCGTCCTGATGGATGTCGAACTACCGGACCTCAACGGAGTGATCGCCGCCCGCACCATCCGTACCAACTGGAAGGAGCACGCCCCGCACATCGTGGGCCGTTCGCGCTCCCCCTTCCCCGAGGACTACCAGACCCTCAAGGAAGAAGGAGAGATGGACGCCTGCGTCTCCAGCAAACTATCTGACCAGGAATTACTTGCGCTGATCGCCGATTGCCTCGCGCAAAACACCCGCGTCGCCTGA
- a CDS encoding linear amide C-N hydrolase, producing the protein MKNIRKLLLSTGTILVLGLSSTQACTSLLVKTSDDGYVYGRTMEFGFELESEAVVAPRGLSYTGTGAKKGQDSLKWTGKYAVVGMNAVKQPLVCDGLNEKGLAGGILYFPGYAEYTDPAQANPAKSLAPWEFLTWCLTSFANVDEVKAAVENGDVQVVNLVFPAFGFVAPFHYTLHDANGKSIVIEPTGGTLKVYDNPFGVLTNAPTFDWHLTNLKNYTKLSDANGSSLKVDGHVIDSFGSGSGWIGLPGDPTPPSRFIRAFAYSMTPVAQPDGTESVRLVEHIMNNFDLPKGFIRNDKSDEADYTQWTVVADMANRVYYVKTYDNQQLQAIALKDFDLDAKTPYAAAIADELEAPALTFPKQ; encoded by the coding sequence ATGAAAAACATTCGCAAACTCCTTTTGAGCACGGGCACGATTCTCGTGCTGGGCCTCAGTTCCACCCAGGCTTGCACCAGCCTGCTCGTTAAAACCAGCGACGACGGCTACGTCTATGGCCGCACGATGGAGTTCGGCTTCGAGCTGGAGTCCGAGGCGGTGGTGGCCCCCCGCGGCCTCAGCTACACCGGCACCGGCGCGAAAAAGGGACAGGACAGTCTCAAGTGGACCGGCAAGTACGCCGTGGTCGGCATGAACGCCGTCAAGCAACCCCTCGTCTGTGACGGCCTCAACGAAAAGGGTCTCGCCGGGGGCATCCTGTATTTCCCGGGCTACGCCGAATACACCGACCCGGCCCAGGCCAATCCGGCCAAGAGCCTCGCCCCCTGGGAATTTCTGACCTGGTGCCTGACCAGCTTTGCCAACGTTGATGAGGTCAAGGCCGCAGTCGAGAACGGGGACGTGCAGGTGGTTAATCTCGTCTTCCCGGCCTTTGGTTTCGTCGCGCCCTTCCACTACACGCTCCACGACGCCAACGGCAAATCCATCGTCATCGAGCCCACGGGCGGCACGCTCAAGGTGTACGATAACCCCTTCGGCGTGCTGACCAACGCCCCCACCTTCGACTGGCACCTGACCAATCTCAAGAACTACACCAAGCTCTCGGACGCCAACGGCTCGTCCCTGAAAGTCGATGGTCACGTGATCGACTCCTTTGGCTCGGGCTCCGGCTGGATCGGCCTGCCCGGCGACCCGACCCCGCCCTCGCGCTTCATCCGCGCTTTCGCCTACAGCATGACGCCCGTCGCCCAGCCCGACGGCACCGAGAGCGTGCGTCTGGTCGAGCACATCATGAACAATTTCGATCTGCCCAAGGGTTTCATCCGCAACGACAAAAGCGACGAGGCCGACTACACGCAGTGGACCGTCGTCGCCGACATGGCCAACCGGGTTTACTACGTCAAGACCTACGACAACCAACAGCTCCAGGCCATCGCGTTGAAGGATTTCGATCTCGACGCCAAGACGCCCTACGCCGCGGCCATCGCGGACGAACTGGAAGCCCCTGCTCTCACCTTCCCGAAGCAGTAG
- a CDS encoding type II toxin-antitoxin system VapC family toxin translates to MPRSTQTYGIDTSVFVRLLTGHPEADFRKTVTALEKLLEAEASAELTVSNQVIGEAYITLQHHYKISKNDARKAIDTLLTGSMITPLNGFEVVNILRSKGGCGLLDRLIAQDYLAREAHILTNDRKMAALPGARLLF, encoded by the coding sequence ATGCCGCGCTCGACTCAGACCTACGGGATTGACACCTCCGTCTTCGTGCGCCTGCTCACCGGGCATCCGGAAGCGGATTTCCGCAAAACGGTAACAGCCCTCGAAAAGTTGCTGGAGGCGGAAGCATCCGCCGAGCTCACCGTCTCCAACCAAGTGATTGGAGAAGCCTACATCACGCTCCAGCATCACTATAAAATCAGCAAAAACGACGCCAGAAAGGCCATTGATACCCTCCTGACTGGCAGCATGATTACTCCGCTGAACGGTTTTGAAGTCGTAAATATCTTGCGTTCAAAGGGCGGCTGCGGCCTCCTTGATCGGCTGATTGCGCAAGACTATCTCGCCCGCGAAGCCCACATCCTCACCAATGACCGTAAAATGGCCGCCCTCCCTGGGGCACGCCTGCTTTTTTAA
- the carA gene encoding glutamine-hydrolyzing carbamoyl-phosphate synthase small subunit produces MGTSRSGILALEDGSVFRGKAFGAAKTVVGEAVFNTSMTGYQEILTDPSYYAQIVTMTASQIGNYGINPEDEESNGPKVKAFVVRDLSPVSSNWRSTMSLPEYLEKNFIPGLAGVDTRSITKRLRVDGAMKACLSTEDISDEEAVTRAKEWSGLIGIDYVKDVTCKEPYAFDPDGSLSELFKITGTTMNHFTRPEKTFKVAAFDFGAKHSIFKRLRNHGFDVFVVPATATPEQVNELRPDAIFLSNGPGDPAAVTYAHQSVSKLIEQYPTFGICLGHQIITHALGAKTFKLKFGHRGGNQPVKNIETGLVSITSQNHGFASTPDEIEKCGGVVTEINLNDNTVEGLRHKDLPVFSVQYHPEAAPGPNDADPLFTQFYEMVAKAKG; encoded by the coding sequence ATGGGCACCTCACGTAGCGGCATCCTCGCTCTGGAAGACGGCAGCGTCTTCCGGGGAAAAGCATTTGGCGCGGCCAAGACCGTCGTCGGCGAAGCGGTTTTCAACACGTCGATGACGGGTTACCAGGAAATCCTGACCGACCCCTCCTACTATGCGCAGATCGTCACCATGACGGCCTCGCAGATCGGTAACTACGGGATCAACCCCGAGGACGAGGAGTCGAACGGCCCCAAGGTTAAAGCCTTCGTCGTCCGTGACCTGTCCCCGGTTTCCAGCAACTGGCGCAGCACGATGAGCCTGCCCGAGTACCTGGAAAAGAACTTCATCCCGGGCTTGGCGGGCGTGGACACCCGCTCCATCACCAAGCGCCTGCGCGTGGACGGTGCGATGAAGGCCTGCCTGAGCACCGAAGATATTTCCGACGAGGAAGCCGTCACGCGCGCCAAGGAATGGTCCGGCCTGATCGGCATCGACTACGTCAAGGACGTCACCTGCAAGGAGCCTTACGCCTTCGATCCCGACGGCTCCCTGAGCGAGCTGTTTAAAATCACCGGCACGACGATGAACCACTTCACGCGACCGGAGAAGACGTTCAAGGTTGCCGCCTTCGACTTCGGGGCCAAGCACTCGATTTTCAAACGCCTGCGCAACCACGGCTTCGACGTGTTCGTGGTCCCGGCCACTGCCACCCCCGAGCAGGTCAACGAACTGCGCCCCGACGCGATCTTCCTCAGCAACGGTCCCGGCGACCCCGCCGCCGTCACCTACGCCCACCAGAGCGTTTCCAAGCTGATCGAGCAGTACCCGACCTTTGGCATCTGCCTGGGGCACCAGATCATCACCCACGCCCTCGGCGCGAAGACTTTTAAGCTCAAGTTCGGCCACCGTGGCGGTAACCAGCCGGTCAAGAACATCGAAACCGGCCTGGTCTCCATCACGTCGCAGAACCACGGCTTCGCGTCCACCCCGGACGAGATCGAGAAGTGCGGCGGCGTCGTCACCGAGATCAACCTCAACGACAACACCGTCGAGGGCCTGCGCCACAAGGATCTGCCCGTTTTCAGCGTGCAGTACCACCCCGAGGCCGCCCCCGGCCCCAACGACGCCGACCCGCTCTTCACCCAGTTCTACGAGATGGTCGCCAAGGCCAAGGGTTGA
- the hpnE gene encoding hydroxysqualene dehydroxylase HpnE codes for MSSESKEAVQARKKSNLAFTFMSLEPERREAMAVFYDFCRIADDIADEPGRTDDQKRAELDAWRKEIESCYRVDGVPIKLMAEMKPVIDRYGVEKADLLAIIDGVSMDIGGARFASFEHLRRYCYGVASAVGLVSIKIFGCTHPRTPEFAETLGYALQFTNILRDVVEDKVKMGRVYLPQDELAALEVSEDDLANPAANPACQKLFRLCYYRCKHFFNKARRLLPDSERQNLKAALVMGAFYEEILEKIAAGGFALTVERTRLSKPQKLRLLWRTLREAKRPGRPRSLPGRAAVLGGGVAGITAALELGLEGFTPHLYEARTYLGGRAHSLTDAATGLTIDNGQHIVMGCYTGFLKLAELLGITDKLERQPSMRVPYVSPGGRWSELAAQPLPAPFNLLAGLFKFSELNTADRLAILRMGLVMRLEAVPADDETAAHWLRRHGQTAGSVRALWEPFCVAALNEPTSTASARLLHETLRRSLFGKSDAADIIVSKVGLSELFEPETSLFLNSIGGSLSLSSKIARVEVAEDRETGIQRVTAVETPRGERIEAELFVSALPWTALRSLLPEGSRLRDHLAAIPSAPIMGIHLVTDRPLYDNGADFVGLLDSPVHWVFDRTHTLPPEYAGKHLYAVISSTAQAWLDMKSDEIVTLLRTELEKFFPAATEMQIARSLVYKSRDATFAAQPATEPHRPGPKASPWSNFLLAGDYTATGLPATLESAALSGFAVSAALDG; via the coding sequence ATGTCGTCCGAGTCCAAAGAAGCGGTTCAGGCCCGCAAGAAATCCAACCTCGCCTTCACCTTCATGTCGCTCGAACCCGAGCGCCGGGAGGCTATGGCAGTGTTTTACGATTTCTGCCGCATCGCCGACGACATCGCCGACGAACCCGGACGCACCGACGATCAGAAGCGCGCCGAGCTCGACGCCTGGCGCAAGGAGATCGAGTCCTGCTACCGCGTGGACGGCGTACCCATCAAGTTGATGGCCGAAATGAAACCCGTCATCGACCGCTACGGGGTCGAAAAGGCCGACCTGCTGGCCATCATCGACGGGGTGAGCATGGACATCGGCGGGGCGCGCTTCGCCAGCTTCGAGCACCTGCGCCGCTACTGCTACGGGGTCGCCTCCGCCGTGGGGCTGGTCTCGATCAAGATTTTCGGCTGCACGCATCCGCGCACTCCGGAGTTTGCCGAAACCCTCGGCTACGCACTCCAGTTCACCAACATCCTGCGCGACGTGGTCGAGGACAAGGTCAAGATGGGCCGCGTCTATCTGCCCCAGGACGAACTGGCCGCCCTCGAAGTGAGCGAGGACGACCTGGCCAACCCCGCCGCCAACCCCGCCTGCCAGAAGCTCTTCCGCCTCTGCTACTACCGCTGCAAGCACTTCTTCAACAAGGCCCGGCGGCTCCTGCCCGATTCCGAGCGCCAGAACCTCAAGGCCGCGCTCGTCATGGGCGCGTTTTACGAGGAAATTTTAGAAAAAATCGCCGCCGGGGGCTTCGCGCTCACCGTCGAGCGCACCCGCCTCTCCAAGCCGCAAAAACTCCGGCTCCTGTGGCGCACCCTGCGCGAAGCCAAACGCCCCGGACGTCCCCGCAGCCTGCCGGGCCGCGCTGCCGTCCTCGGCGGGGGCGTGGCCGGGATCACCGCCGCGCTCGAACTCGGCCTGGAGGGCTTCACGCCGCACCTTTACGAGGCCCGCACCTACCTGGGCGGGCGTGCCCACAGCCTGACCGATGCCGCCACCGGCCTCACCATCGACAACGGCCAGCACATCGTCATGGGCTGCTACACGGGCTTTCTCAAACTGGCCGAGCTGCTCGGCATCACCGACAAACTGGAGCGCCAGCCGAGCATGCGCGTGCCCTATGTCAGCCCCGGCGGACGCTGGTCCGAATTAGCCGCACAACCCTTGCCCGCGCCCTTCAACCTGCTGGCCGGGCTTTTCAAATTTTCCGAACTGAACACCGCCGACCGGCTCGCCATCCTGCGGATGGGGCTGGTCATGCGCCTGGAGGCTGTCCCCGCCGACGACGAGACCGCCGCCCACTGGCTGCGCCGCCACGGGCAGACCGCGGGCTCCGTCCGCGCCCTGTGGGAACCCTTCTGCGTGGCCGCCCTCAACGAGCCCACCTCCACCGCCAGCGCCCGGCTCCTGCACGAGACCCTGCGCCGCTCGCTCTTTGGCAAATCCGACGCCGCCGACATCATCGTGAGCAAGGTCGGGCTGAGCGAACTCTTCGAACCCGAGACGAGCCTTTTCCTCAACAGCATCGGCGGCAGCCTCAGCCTGTCCTCAAAAATCGCCCGCGTCGAGGTGGCCGAAGACCGCGAAACCGGCATCCAGCGCGTCACGGCAGTGGAAACGCCACGAGGCGAGCGGATCGAGGCGGAGCTCTTCGTCAGCGCCCTGCCCTGGACGGCCCTGCGGTCGCTCCTGCCCGAGGGCTCGCGCCTGCGCGACCACCTCGCGGCTATCCCCTCCGCCCCGATCATGGGCATCCACCTCGTCACCGACCGCCCCCTCTACGACAACGGGGCAGATTTCGTCGGGCTGCTCGACTCGCCCGTGCACTGGGTCTTCGATCGCACCCACACCCTCCCCCCCGAGTACGCGGGCAAACACCTTTACGCCGTCATTTCCAGCACCGCCCAGGCTTGGCTCGACATGAAAAGCGACGAAATCGTCACCCTCCTGCGCACTGAGCTGGAGAAATTCTTCCCCGCCGCCACGGAGATGCAGATCGCCCGTTCGCTCGTTTACAAAAGCCGCGACGCGACCTTCGCCGCCCAGCCCGCCACCGAGCCTCACCGCCCCGGCCCCAAGGCCAGCCCCTGGAGCAACTTCCTCCTCGCGGGCGACTACACCGCCACCGGCCTGCCCGCCACCCTCGAAAGCGCCGCCCTCAGCGGCTTCGCCGTCAGCGCGGCGCTGGATGGGTAA